A genomic region of Miscanthus floridulus cultivar M001 chromosome 3, ASM1932011v1, whole genome shotgun sequence contains the following coding sequences:
- the LOC136542109 gene encoding probable mitochondrial adenine nucleotide transporter BTL1 isoform X2, translating into MGSWGESREEQRAREGVPVFCELRRGGERTRMVVGVGSRHIFGSLVEIIEKNGWQGLWAGNTINMLRIIPTQAVELGTFECVKRSMTEAQEKWKEDGCPKIQLGNLKIKLPLHFLSPVAIAGAAAGIAGTLACHPLEVIKDRLTINREVYSSISLAFSKIYRADGIGGLYAGLCPTLIGMLPYSTCYFFMYDTIKTSYCRLHKKSSLSRPELLIIGALSGLTASTISFPLEVARKRLMVGALQGKCPPNMIAALSEVIREEGFLGLYRGWGASCLKVMPNSGITWVFYETWKDILLAERDKRRA; encoded by the exons ATGGGGTCATGGGGAGAATCCAGAGAGGAGCAGAGAGCCCGAGAGGGAGTACCTGTGTTCTGCGAGTTGAGAAGAGGTGGAGAGCG GACAAGAATGGTTGTAGGAGTAGGATCTAGGCATATTTTTGGTAGTTTGGTGGAGATCATTGAAAAAAATGGGTGGCAAGGGCTTTGGGCAGGAAATACAATCAACATGCTCCGCATTATTCCAACACAAGCAGTTGAACTCGGAACATTTGAATGTGTCAAGAGGAGCATGACAGAAGCTCAAGAGAAATGGAAAGAGGATGGATGCCCAAAGATACAACTTGGTAATCTgaaaatcaagcttccacttcacTTCTTATCTCCGGTTGCTATTGCCGGTGCTGCTGCTGGAATAGCTGGCACATTGGCATGCCATCCTCTCGAAGTTATCAAG GATCGCTTGACTATCAATCGAGAGGTTTATTCAAGCATTAGCCTTGCCTTCAGCAAGATCTATCGGGCTGATGGTATAGGTGGTCTCTATGCTGGGCTCTGTCCAACACTAATTGGCATGCTTCCTTACAGCACATGCTACTTTTTTATGTATGATACAATCAAGACCTCTTACTGCCGCTTGCATAAGAAGTCATCTTTGAGCCGCCCTGAGCTTCTAATTATTGGGGCTCTTTCAG GTCTCACTGCAAGCACAATCAGCTTCCCGCTGGAAGTAGCAAGGAAGCGGCTGATGGTCGGCGCTCTGCAGGGGAAGTGCCCGCCTAACATGATTGCTGCTTTGTCAGAGGTGATCCGGGAGGAGGGGTTCCTGGGGCTTTACCGTGGGTGGGGGGCGAGCTGCCTGAAGGTCATGCCGAATTCCGGCATCACCTGGGTGTTCTACGAGACATGGAAGGATATTCTTCTGGCTGAGAGGGACAAGCGGCGCGCTTAG